A window of Dermacentor andersoni chromosome 4, qqDerAnde1_hic_scaffold, whole genome shotgun sequence genomic DNA:
ACCCTACATACACGTGCAGGTGAAAAAGTCAGCTTTAATGAATGTTTCTTGTCAAATGAATGTCAATTCCCCATTAACACTGTTTCGCCTTGAGTAACAGTACAACATTGCACGATGCCGCTATTTTCGGTATATATTTTAGCCAAATATACTTTAGTGGTCTCTCGAAAAATATAGGCATGCATTTATACTTACGAGGATCACAATGTAGAACCTATATTTTTGAATAAATCTGTAAGCCTCGGACCACTGCTATCACTCTCAATTTCCATATTCTTATAGgttgcagtgtttgttgaacCACGTTCTGTCGTACAGTGGCTTATTGAAATGCTTTAATTGTCTTTCAGAACACACCACGTTTTCTACCGAAGAGGATAGCATAACACCAGCGACGAGTACTGAGCCGCCTAGTACTCTGCCATCGGAAATGCCGATCAAGTGCACCCATGGCGAGTTCGACTGTGGAGATGGCATCACCTGTATCCCGTCTTTATTGTGGTGCGACGGCATAAGAGATTGTCCAAATGGACTCGACGAGGACTGCAGTATGTGGCTGCACATAACCATTTTAACTAGCCAGTAGTGCGCAAGGTTTTTTTTAGAACACAAAACTAAGAACACCACTATGTTTCCTGATCACTGGGGGCGAGCAATTCTTATATCTTTCACTGCCATGTGAGCTTCTACTGAAAGGAAAATCCACAAAAAATGATAACTAGTAATGCAGGACGTATTGACAAAATCACGGTGAATATTAGTTATGATGGTATTTGTGCCCTGAAAGACAACATGCGAagcctaaataaataaagatctGCCAGAACGTTGAGATTTAAAATCACTCAACATGAAGCATAGCAACAAAAACGAAGTCTTCGCAATAGTGAAAAAAATTCAACCAAGCTTACTCTGCCTTGTTGATAGATAATTGGAAGTAATTATGTGTTAAGTGTTTTTTCTCAGCAGCCTGTGGCATTCACGTTACATATATTGAAATACTTGATAATCTATACTACGTGCCTAATGTTGCGCAGTGATAGACAGTCTTAGTACAGCATAAATTTAAAGTATCATAAGCTATTTGCTAGAAACTTCATGGCTCTTTCCCAGAAGATACTATCATATTTTTGATCCATATCACTCTTTGCATATGTTATCCTCTATTACTAAATGCTCAAAATAAGCACGGGAAGGGGGCCAATAGATGGGGAGTAGCCCACAGTGGTATAGAAGATATAGATATACAAGTATAAAGTTTCTGCGATAGGCCGGCCAACGTTTTGATCGGCGAATCTATCTTTGTCAGAGGCAAAATCCACCTAGTGAAACGTTGTCAGCTTTTTGAGGAATTTTATCCCTGCTTATCTAGCGTTATTATCCCACACAATAAAAAAGGTGCACACCTGACAAAGCTAGCTTTGTGCCCCGCATCAGTGCAGTGCGATTCCGCTATTTTTCTGTACGTTGTGCGGTGCTAATTTATGCCGTACTAAAGGTCTCTATATTGTGAGTACACTAAGAAAAGACAAAGTGCATGCACTTGTGCTCAGTATCCCAGCAAAGGTGTTCAGCTCGATGTTGCTCTCTAAATGTGAAAACTTCATTGCAAGGCATCCACGCAACGGTAGACTCATGTAACAGGTTAAAAGCTGTAAATAACTAGTTTGGCGAAGTCTGTAGAAGGAAAGCCTTTAAAATCATAGAATGAAAGACTCAGCATACGCTGACTAAGGGACACGTACATGTCATGTTTTATGTAGGAGGGCTAGTTGGGTCCTGTTGAACTATTTGGCTACTTCGTTATGTATTGTGAACGCTGTGGTAGGCTAAAAAATTACAGAAGTATAAGAGAGCACCTTTCCTGTCCCCCACGCCTCTCCAATTCCTGCAACTTTTGCGCTCAGTAGAACGTTCACAATGCATGTGATGTATTTACTTGCGACTAGTATTAGATTATTGACGCCTCAACAATACACTAGAGCTTCAGCTATTAGTGATGCCGAAGTCACTTAGAGCCTTCAGAACCTTTTAGTAAGCTTCACCATACCTTTTGACAATTATCTGGATGAGAAATTTATAATCAGGTCAAAACGCTCCTTAATTTTGCAGATGAACTTCTCCTGCGTGCAATTAACGGCATGTTCCAGTCACTTTGAAAGCTTGGCTGATCTTGATTTCGCTTGCTGCAGAATGTTACGTACAAGCGTAAATTATGCTGCATGCTACAGTTTCTTCATTACTTGTTATTTTTTTGAAATCGACCGAATAACGTATGAACTACGGTTAATGGGTGTAACCATTTATTGCATTTTCACTTCAGGTGCCACGACCATGTGCAAAGAAAATGAGTTCCACTGCCCAAGCCGATCTCCCAGCGATTGTCTTCCAAGTTTATTCCTCTGCGATGGTACTGATGACTGCCTAGCAGGTGCGGACGAGTCTCTTTGCGAAGGTGCGTAGCCTATACAGCTAATTATCTGGTAGCTTGTAGAGTCGAATACTGAGCTTTTCAATAAAAAGTGTATCAAAGAAAAGTATCAAAGAACAATGGGCGTAGGTCATGTATTCTAGGAGTTTTTGTTTTTGGTGCCTCATTTCAAGTATTTACAAGAGCTTTTAATAATCTGCCTTTCTATCTCAAATACTTGGAGAAGTATTTCAAAGTCATGCGAGATTGACACAATCGTATCCCATAGTATATACATAATATAAATTTGAAGTGTTCACATAAAATCAGTTGTTCTTATGACCTATGAATATGCGCATGTGGCTCGCCACATTCTAGTATAACTTGTGtctaatattttatttatttctgcgcaCATCTTTTCACACACATAACGATTGAAATGAATGTCTTTACTTTGCCACCTCAAACATATATTTCCGCTATTCATCCATTTACTCACCGGACTGCTTAGGCTCATGTTACACGCTAAATTTTTAGTAATATCAGAACGATTATGCCGCCTGGACTTTTTCTTGAGCGCCAGCTTTTATATATACTGTTGGTTTAACCTAATGTTCAAACAATTCAGCAAAAATGAAACTTGGATGCGCAAATGGTCTCCCCAAGGCGCTTAAAATAGCATGTGTCATGCTTTCACTCGAGGTTGTAGCGCATGGCTATGCAGATAGGTTGAATAGCTATGCAGTTGCGTTTTGCAGAGTACTGGGTTGTTTACATGCTAGGCTATGGCTGCAATATAAaaaatgcagaaactccactggaatTGTCTAAATACGCGCAAGCATAGCCCCCTCTTTCAGTCGGCCCCCACCGAAATAttaagttggcccaaccccacatttaagttggcccacccccaaatttgaaGTTCGCCTAGAGCCAACTTTGGATTAGGCCAGCCCTCAATTTCAAGCTTGTCCACCCTCAAACTTCAGTTGGCTCACCCCAACTATAGGCTTTCCCATGCAATTTCTAAGGTAGCCTATATATCGCTATCGGTATGCATAAATCTCATCATATGGTATTCTCTCTTatcaattatttttgttttgattgTTGCTTCTAACGTATAAAGCTATCAATCATCTAAATTTATcgtattataacgattaaatgtatGAACATCGGAAATTACGCATATTTGTAgaaatacaaggcattacacttttcgcgtgactgtcagattttgctggggtactcgcctaAAAATGCTTACGCACAAAAATACCTGAGATTGCTGAAATATCTCGATTTCGGATACGGTTTCCATCATAACTCCTGCGTTGATTTCAGATGCTAAAGCTTATCAATGAAATACCGGAAGATGTCAGTACTCTTGTCAAAACATTGCTGGATTTTGCTCTCGCATTTCGTTCCAACGGGGATATCTCTACGGGGTGCAAATAAGGATACCacattagacaaaaaaaaaaaaaaggaaacgacgcTGATGCATCACACTGTTACAAAAAGGATAGAGCAAGATGTATAGTGAAACCGATTTCTAGGTGTTAGCTTGGGTCCACGGGAGACGGAAACTGAAAACTGGCATAGCCTGTGTATAAAGTGTAGATAAACAGTCGGGAGAGGGGACTGAGATAGTGTTACAGACTGAGCGCTTTACCTGTGGGAATAAACTTTTCTAATGTTTATTTCCAAATAGATGTCTTATAACGCAATGAACTTAAAATATAGCTATATTGTTTTCGTATTATATTTATCAAAGGGCACAGGCAGCATGTGCAAAGCCTATAGTTATCTAGTGAATACTGCGTGACATAACAGCTCACACTTTTGTATTTTGGTTTCAGCACATAAACTCGCATCATGGAAGTGATGCTTTTACCTTAGTATAAGGCATTTTAAAGTAGAACATTACGTTATCATAAGTTACGTGAAGTCCTGAAATAGCAAACATGTATAGTGCACCTTTATGACATAGAGGACTTTGACAGCGTGAACCAAAACTTACTGATGGATACCAACATTAATGTTAAGTTCCCACGCACGCACTCTGTGGTCTGACAAATTCACAAATATTCGAGGTCAACCCTACTCTTCCTTACTAAAGTGCATTAGAAGTCAGGTAAAAGAAAAAGGATTCACGCGCGCAACGTTTAGCCTCCTCGTATAATAAAGTACAAAAACAATCGGCAAGATATCATCAGGATAACATAAAATTATAAAGCGTCGGAGAATATTGTGGCGTGACGCCTAAATTTGCATCTTGATGTTGTCGTGTAAAATGTCCTTCTCCTTCGGGAAAGGACCTCTCAAGGGTCTAAAGATGTGTGATCCATGATTGTATTTTCCCAGCATTTATTGTTATTTCATGCCCTGAAGATAATGTAAAACCAAGCACAAGTCCTAATTAAAGTGATGGGACGGACAATCACCCATATTGCCGACTTGGTAGTGCTTCTCACAACAAAACTTTTCATTGGTCTAAGAAGAAAGGGTGCGGCACGAGCTTGCGGCATTACCATGCACTATAGAACAAACGGATGATTAACTATAATCAACCACCGCTCAACCGTTTGACTAGTGTAATCAGCACTGCAAGGTATACTATTATTACTAATAACAATTATATTATACGCAGGTGGAAACCGCATCCAATTAGTCGTTGAATGTAACCACAGATGACAATTTGACCTATTTTCAAAGTAAACAGCAGAACTTATTctgtagcagaacggtacccacgctgatATGGTCGTTGGGTATGTTTAAGAACTACATATGCTGCTGAATAGGAACTTTGAATTACAGGGAAAGTGTCGCAGTAAGATGATATTCGGAAAAGGAATTCCAAGAAATACGCATTTTATCTCAGAGGTAAATTGTTGTTGCTCAAACGTGCGCGCGTGCAGGGTCCTCCGTCAGCCTCAAGGCCAGTGGAATATTCAGCCATGCCGACGCAAATCACCTTAGTACCTCTCGCAAAACCATTTCCCGCATAGAAGGTACTGCATCATACTAAAATGACTGCGTGAGTGCTAAAAGAACCACCAGAAATTGCTGCCAGGCGTATACCTCGAGTACAACAACACGGATGATTTGCCCAAGTGAGCATGCCGGCTCCTCATAGAGGGCACGAAAAATGTCGCCCACGAAAAATGTCGGCGCCTATGAAACAAGCCCACAAAACGCGAAATATTGCCGTAGTCACGCGGTAATTTTCGCGTGCTCttgtgggcttctttcaggcttgaaaaaaaaaaaaaacatttttgtatAGCACTCATAAAATGCCGGGAAGATGCATCGGGTATTTTTCATGTAGGCCTACATTTTTCTCATCGACAATTTTGCTCCGATTATGATCTTTAAGAAGATAATTATGTAATACTTAATTATGTGATTcggcaaaataaaaagaagaaacgaaggtTGGTGCttcaagcgacggtaaacaacattacctggGTTACGTCCACGTACGTGGCCCTCCCACGTTTTAAAATTTTCGCACAAGGTACATGGAACATCCTGTATATAGAAAGGCCGGGGCCTTTCTCCCTGCTGTTTGAGTGTTGTCCTTTGTGCAATTTATTTCATTGTTACGAAATTTTTCTTGACTCACTTTTCTTATGAATGGGATATATTATTTGCGACTACCTCGTTTCTTCAAAACCGTGTCgcctaaagaaaagaaaggttgcAAAACAAAGATGTGCGCAGGGTGTTTATAACATTCACATTTTATTATTCACCTACCGCCCCCTCCAGTGTGCCCTGATTCCTTCTGCCTAAATGACGGCACTTGCTCTTGGACGCTGCAACACCGGAGTCCTGTGTGCAACTGTTCCGAAGGCTATAAAGGAAGCCGCTGCCAGCTGCTTGCAACTAGTGTTTCAGCAGAACCGGACAGACTCAGAGGTAAACGTACGTTCTATAGGTTCTGAATACGTAAACATCAGCTCAATGAAAATGGATAATTCCTCGTCTTTATTGGTTGGAGAAGCGGTAACAGTATCGGAAACTCTGCTTATTTTGACCACGTTGAATAGTAACGTTGCTCATTTGTACTCATCCTGATCACTTTCTTGATATAGCTCAATTGTTCCTTGAAGATAAAACAAGCATGCAAACTGCCATGCTGTTCATGCGTGTGAATAACTTAGATGAATATATCAGCCATAAAAATCAGTTATGTGCTCTTGTTGCATCATCCATCACTACCTAGGTGTCTCTGTTGCATTTCCGGAAAGCATATCATATTGCACTGAAAGTACACCACTCAGAGCCATCGGTAAATAGAAGATCTGCCAGAGTTTGTGTTCGACTGTCTCATGATGACTATTACAGAGACTGCAAATAATTTCCACACATTACAGAGAAGAAATGGCGGCGGTGTTTCTTTAAATCGCATGGGTGCAGGTGATGCACttgtgttgtttctttatttgtgcGGTGGCCTATCTAAGCACTTTTGAAAAAATTAGAAGATGTTCGTGGAAGTTAGAAAAACATGAAATTGTATCTTTTTCGCAATAATAGCATTAAACCTACACCATAACTCTGAAAAGCGCACCTGATGCAATATTCAAGACAAGTTAACTACATAAATACGAAGCCTCTGAAGAATAATTACCGCTACTTCTTTTGCTTGGACACTTTATATCCACAACTACAAATGCTTTACTATCGTGTGATAAGCTAGTTTTCTGTCCACAGTCAGTAAAGCGTAGCGTGACGGAAGAAACGGCAGATAAAGACATTGCAACACTTAGAATGCACTGTAGTTGTAGCGCAGACTTTTAGAGCACAgcacttaggcgcccgttccttcgGCGAGCGTCCATGTGGCTCGGCGTCGTACCTCAGTgtaaccgagcgagcgagcacagcgaaaggtgaaagcgaacgcggagcgcagcggtggaCGACGAAAAGCACGAGGAGGAGAGGGGAGAGGAGGATGCGCTGGCACCATGAGGTGGACAGCGGAGGAGACTATggcgaaagcgtcagaagaaaaACGTGGTGAGGCGagaatggctacgagatggcgccgtaGTAGCGAGCGTAGTCTGAGAGGTCTGTCGGCGGCAGCTGCCGTGAATCGCACCCccgcgtcacccacgtgctggctctcgcgatcttcAGATTAACGAGGCACTCGCGCTGCACTTCGCTCTATATGCTACGTGCCATGCGAGACAGGTCGTCCGCGCCGGCcagtatatcgcaaaatgaaaacacctatagaTCTGAGCTCAAATTTCCCTTtggggagtgtcgtaatcgtcggtgattttttttctgttctaaaCAACGGCAACACCCACTTGGTTTTATTAAGAAGTTACATACTTATGAATTTTGTTTCACCTTTGATAACTTGCAATTAATTTTCCCCCATTCTCTTTAGAACTGAGGAAACTCATGGTGTTACCTACCGCTAGAATTGACGCAAAATTTTGAATACGTCTATGAATAAACTTGTTGCATTGAAATCAACTAGAATTTCATGAATTTACAAACACCTGCGTACTGAAAAGGAGGCTGAACACTAATTTTTGTTAATATTAACACAATTTGTTTTCTGTCACTGCGACAGTAACTAACTGTGCTTTGAGGATGCACTTTGGACTCGCACCCTCGTTTTCGCCAGTCATAAactgtgtattctttgtatacACACTGTTGGCACCACTGAATCTCAGGCTTCTTGGCCAGTGTGAATCTTTGCGCAGGACAGTGTTAAAGGGACGATACACTGTGTTCTGCTGTCACGGATAATTAAAACTTTTGCCCCCAAGTATCATGCTTAGCAATACCTTTTCTACGCGGATAAGCAAGTGTTTACAGGTACTTACACCATGGCTGGATATGGATAATTTTGTCTGACGGCTATCTGTGATTTCGCCTGTAGCATTTACTTTGGCATTTAACCTGTGCCTCTTCTGCGACTGTGCATAAGCTTTTTCGTGTTTAATTCTTCAACTTTGGGTTTCAGTAAGCTGGCCAGTAAGGCACAGCTTACTGaactttttctgaattctttttGCACCCTCTGAATTGGGCATGTCCTCTAAATAATAAGGGCAGCTCACTATCAGAACAATGTGATTTAACTTTCGGAGAAGGTTCAGTATGAATATGAAATTGCCTTTTTGGCGTCATGACAGCTCAGATATTCAAGAATTGTGATAATTCAAGAAATAATAGTAATTCTATTTGGCAATCTTTTTCAATGCAAATTTTGCTCAGGCAAATGTCTAttttctgaaacatgaagccagtATCCTTGAGAAATATCTGCTGCCCTTGCAAACAGCAACTACTTTTATGTCAGGGCGGGCGATTATTCGAACTTTCGTATATGAATAAAATATTACGCACTgattattcgtattcgaaaatgaactatttACTATTTCGCATATCGAAACTAACAAGATGTTTTGCAGCAACCAATGGTGAAAGTCGGGTTGCTATTTTAGAAAAAAGAATCCGCTTCTATTCCATTCTGTGAAAGTTGATGTATAACGAAGCTGTCGCCGACGTTaggcaagcaccaccaccacaagcaacATACATAACGCTCTCGTGCAGcatgcatcctcattcttctatTCCCGCTAGATCAGGTCGCCTTAGAACGAGCACTTATCAAGCGAGATACAACGAACAAGGAGTGTGTGCTTGTTCAGGTCAggctaggaaaacgatggagcatgttttattagacaGTGAAGATATTTGCGCAGggatcgatttaggcacctctggcctccttaaagggaagctgaaaggttttccagaaaaaatgagtgaacatctgtacataatggttttcaaccctccgaattcgaatatcgtatcgaaattgagcgaaagaaagcgcaaatatattttattttgacgaaaagtgcagcagcggacacgcccagctcgcgcgtctcgtttccgcctgtgattggtcagGCGCCTTGtcacgtcaactctagtaaccgaccgctgccgctacacataaAGCGCGGTGCCaagtagtttggtgctgtttttcttagatggtaatggaaaatttagagagtcTGCGTTTTTCTgtggagttcggcgttactccctaaatgtacgagccgattgcgaagagccggcctctcgaaaaAGCAAatgatgctggtgcgagcagtgctttcgacgcgaacgaaataaaagtcttgggatctcctcgtgttggaaatgctcgttggtgagtatgttttttgcaaagcgatctagtgatctcgccgatctttcgccgatctagtgagctcgtttccggtcaaacaactgtagtgttctgttcctgcatgcctcctcgtggaacgtaagcggggatgcaatcgtcggcatttgtgcgctgtcgaAAGCTGTCGgtaatctacaaagacggtttaaacgcgtgaaaagcttcccggttcatgcagtacgtgtagtgaccttcatctgttgactaccactcacgttgattaccactcacgttgactaccacgcacgttgactaccactctacatacacgcagacgcaccaacaaaggaatgcagggtcgatcgaagcagattacgatggcacgcacgcagaaacaagcgcggtcaggcacggtcgcggtcgctgcgaaggaacgaaacactagagttgacgtcacagctccgcggtttccggtctccgctcgcatcgtcagcgtcagcagcagcgcgcggcattcgacggggggcggagctacagcgcaatttcaaccgacgattacgtcgctcctaattggaaaaaaaaccccaaattttacctcCATGGTTTATAatgttcccgcatccgtatatgaacgtcttattgaattcgacagactcttcagcttccctttaaagctgTTGGGTTCAGCGACAACAGGGGGAACGTGAACAAGTCCGCaatagattagtaagaggtgactGCAAGATTGgcgaaagaaaagtagggaaacgacaaacaacggaagcGTACAAACACAAatttcccaataggggttcagaaatttCGGGATGGGAATTcctcatgtgtttttttttttcgtttcttttcgcaTCGGTAGGATATTAGGTAAtttaataacaagagcttggtggagcaacccaccgccccgttcctagggggacgctcatagcgtccctccatccatcaatccatacatacatacatcctcattcttgtaggccgtccgcctagcgcaagtgcgttattgacctaattgaatttctcacatTAAAATACGTCACAGAATTTGTCatatacgacttacacacaacgtgCAGACAAGGTAGCATCGCATTGTACTTCGAatgtacaag
This region includes:
- the LOC126537798 gene encoding uncharacterized protein, translating into MPIKCTHGEFDCGDGITCIPSLLWCDGIRDCPNGLDEDCSATTMCKENEFHCPSRSPSDCLPSLFLCDGTDDCLAGADESLCEVCPDSFCLNDGTCSWTLQHRSPVCNCSEGYKGSRCQLLATSVSAEPDRLRVARSSASIVAGVLVAVALAAVGVVTAVVVSRKRRAAQNPRLLYNAASYDVTTEETQFRE